A region from the Lolium perenne isolate Kyuss_39 chromosome 4, Kyuss_2.0, whole genome shotgun sequence genome encodes:
- the LOC127323587 gene encoding uncharacterized protein, whose amino-acid sequence MVAAAITMASSPSEIALHAAYQGDLSLLKKMAMEVDLQGVKDTEGRNTLHLAASKGCLQSCIFLLETCAVDVNSLSKSGETPIYYAALNGDIQLVKYLLDHGGDPAMPNEKGCTPLHAAAQEGHCEAIKLLLSRGLPVDTVDQQDGTPLHAALGKDKAEAVKVLLEHGADPNKKQLLFTPLARAVDERSLKCMELLIEAGADLNAHCSFGPTALTHAIFHDSLDCLKLLIEAGADPNIPDRHGNIPFEIAAFGGHRDLVEVLFYGTKPDPEVPDWSVDGIMKAFNQNAASVDERIAAWKSQGKEAYAKEDYRTAISFFGKVLDIHPTDAAMYANQSICWLRMRHGDKALEVARKCRKMQPRWPKAWYREGVALSFMKDYEGAADAFREALQLDPNNEEIKEELRKAEKAVEDPQRVGKISKG is encoded by the exons ATggtcgccgccgccatcaccATGGCTTCCTCCCCCTCGGAGATCGCCCTCCACGCCGCTTACCAGGGAGACCTCTCCCTCCTCAAGA AAATGGCGATGGAGGTTGACCTGCAGGGAGTTAAGGACACCGAGGGGAGAAACACGCTTCATTTGGCAGCAAGCAAGGGCTGCCTCCAGAGCTGCATCTTCCTCCTGGAGACATGTGCAGTTGATGTCAATTCCCTCTCCAAATCAG GTGAGACGCCGATATACTATGCCGCACTCAATGGGGACATCCAGCTTGTGAAGTATCTTCTCGATCACGGTGGCGATCCTGCCATGCCGAATGAGAAGGGCTGCACGCCGCTGCATGCTGCAGCACAGGAAG GTCACTGCGAGGCTATAAAGCTATTGCTGTCCCGAGGACTTCCCGTGGACACTGTTGATCAGCAGGATGGTACCCCATTACACGCGGCGCTTGGAAAGGACAAAGCTGAGGCTGTGAAGGTTCTGCTGGAGCATGGTGCTGAT CCAAACAAAAAGCAACTCTTGTTTACACCACTGGCGAGGGCTGTCGATGAGAGGTCCTTGAAATGCATGGAGCTACTGATTGAG GCTGGTGCAGATCTGAATGCTCACTGTAGCTTTGGACCGACTGCTTTAACGCATGCTATTTTTCATGACTCCCTGGATTGTCTTAAGTTGCTCATAGAAGCGGGAGCCGATCCTAATATTCCTGACAGG CATGGTAATATTCCATTTGAGATCGCAGCATTTGGTGGGCATCGGGACCTTGTTGAAGTTCTATTTTATGGGACAAAACCAGATCCCGAAGTGCCAGATTGGAGTGTTGATGGGATAATGAAGGCCTTCAATCAG AATGCAGCTTCTGTGGACGAAAGAATTGCTGCTTGGAAGTCACAAGGAAAGGAAGCATATGCAAAGGAGGACTACCGTACAGCGATATCCTTCTTTGGCAAG GTACTTGACATACACCCTACAGATGCCGCCATGTATGCCAACCAGAGCATCTGCTGGCTGCGTATGAGACATGGGGATAAAGCTCTGGAAGTTGCGCGCAAGTGCAGAAAGATGCAGCCCCGCTGGCCCAAGGCCTGGTATCGTGAAGGCGTGGCCCTCAGCTTCATGAAG GACTACGAGGGCGCCGCTGATGCATTCCGGGAGGCGCTGCAGCTCGACCCTAACAATGAAGAGATTAAGGAAGAACTGAG GAAAGCCGAGAAGGCCGTGGAGGATCCCCAGCGTGTGGGTAAGATAAGCAAGGGCTGA